The following proteins are encoded in a genomic region of Brachypodium distachyon strain Bd21 chromosome 1, Brachypodium_distachyon_v3.0, whole genome shotgun sequence:
- the LOC104582232 gene encoding uncharacterized protein LOC104582232 — protein sequence MDPKLHQEWTSFEVQEARSLIARLSINMIDSYDADEKNKVHNHIVDALHGLFPWKTNEQVTDFYVTLYAEMHMMQGQEDSHAGGGGMHTACALPNHVNGSFGVPEEESGCANGAQGVCAMGDLAANSVFMVPEEEGEENVDGNVLVFGSPCEETNIMPTEASLTVEEQEVEVLENNFSSDQQVTAPKPVVGPWGKEEQRLFVLGLRAFGRGDWKNISKYFVTTRTPVQVSSHAQKFFRRLKNRALSNTQRHSINDDVDPYYANTLTSESGSGAGQALTFTGLIHDPSIGLEAPTSSFVTLDNIAQLLYSQQVVQQPLWSEQQMMGSGAATMDGVGNFEPPCRQGSTYLPPRNG from the exons ATGGATCCAAAACTCCACCAGGAGTGGACCTCCTTCGAGGTACAGGAGGCAAGGTCACTTATTGCTAGGCTAAGCATCAATATGATCGACTCCTATGATGCTGATGAAAAAAACAAGGTGCACAACCACATCGTGGATGCTCTCCATGGATTGTTCCCGTGGAAGACGAACGAGCAGGTAACAGACTTTTATGTCACTCTCTACGCGGAGATGCATATGATGCAGGGGCAAGAGGACAGCcatgctggtggtggtggaatGCATACAGCATGCGCTCTGCCTAACCATGTGAACGGTAGCTTTGGggtgccggaggaggagagtgGTTGTGCTAACGGCGCACAAGGTGTTTGTGCCATGGGCGACCTCGCCGCGAACAGTGTTTTTATGGTaccagaggaggagggggaagaAAACGTGGATGGTAATGTCTTGGTGTTTGGTTCTCCATGTGAGGAGACGAATATCATGCCGACGGAGGCATCACTAACGgtagaggagcaggaggtggaggtgtTGGAGAACAATTTTTCCAGTGACCAACAAGTTACGGCTCCAAAACCGGTAGTGGGGCCTTGGGGCAAAGAGGAACAAAG GTTGTTTGTTCTAGGGTTACGAGCATTCGGCCGTGGTGACTGGAAAAACATATCAAAGTACTTCGTCACAACCAGGACTCCAGTCCAAGTATCAAGTCATGCACAGAAGTTCTTCAGGAGGTTGAAGAACAGAGCATTGTCCAATACGCAGCGTCATAGCAtcaatgatgatgtggaccCCTATTATGCCAACACATTGACAAGTGAGAGTGGCTCTGGTGCCGGGCAAGCGCTTACCTTCACGGGTCTCATCCATGACCCAAGCATTGGATTGGAAGCTCCGACGAGCTCATTTGTCACCCTGGACAATATAGCTCAGTTGCTCTATAGTCAACAAGTGGTCCAGCAACCATTGTGGAGTGAGCAGCAGATGATGGGTTCTGGTGCAGCAACAATGGACGGGGTTGGGAACTTTGAGCCACCATGTCGACAAGGATCGACTTATCTTCCTCCCCGCAATGGATGA